The nucleotide sequence CGCCGTAAGGTCAATCAGAAATACCCAGTGGTTGCAACCTAGGGGCTGGGAACACATGTTTGTATTTGAGTCCTCTAGTCTGATCAATATCTCCATCTTATCTCACTGATTTCTTCGGAACGCCTCCTACGCCCCCATTGATCAAGGTGCAGTTTGTGATATTCCTTATCCTGAGTCCAATCGTCACAATTGCAGACGTACGCGAACTCGATTCTCAATGCACAATCTTCAAATGACGCCAGTATAGATCCTTGCGAGGCTTTCTCTAACCACCCAGCACATTTACATTTCGAGATGTTGTCATATCGAACTCGTGGGTATCgctggtggttgaggggaggggtcggTTCGACACTTCTTGATTGGAGAAGGAAACCTCAGGAATGGCAGAAGAAAGCTGATTCTCTTCCTGCGTCGGCATACCCGCGATAATAGATAACTGTTGAAATTGCCCTGCGTGGGATTCAACCACCTTGGCTTGCTTTGGTATCCCGATTTCAGGAGATGGCTTCTCGCCTCGGCCCCTCTTTGGTCGACCGCAAGCATGAAAATGGTGTTCGTGGTATGCTCTATCTTGTGTAGAACTAACCCCCGTGAGCGGCAAGACGTTCGAAGGGCTGTAACTTCCAGGTGCAGTATACAGCCCAGCCTGCCGGTATTCTGCCAGCCAATCAACAGGAATGTAAGAAGTAATCGAAGAGAGACGCTTGTAGGGATCGCAGCTTGTCAGCCCGCTGACATCCGTCGGGTATTTCTTGTCCCAGATCAGATCACCTTCCTGGTCATCGGGTACATTGGTTCCTAAGCTGGGTAAGCAGGTTGTCAATACGTAATATACAAATGCTGTGCCCCTGATCCCATGGCGACGTACCCGTCATTCTCCATTCCAACCATATATGACATGGACTGTCCACAACCAGTATTTGCCTGCACCAGACGCCGATTAGTCGGGACGATTCATAAGCACCATTCGATATCCATAGATACATTCTGATCCCAACCCGAATCCTCGTCCTGTTGGGATctctttgatgatgatgagactTCCTTATCAGAATTCTCCACTCCGTAGTTGTCTTTATGGTGGCGAAGTGCAAGCAAGGCAACTTCTACATGATGGCGTCCGATATGCCGTGTATAGTCCCTCAGGCCAGATAGTTGTTCTTGACACAGGAGGCAAATGGAAACTGTCTCAGAAGCATGCGGGATTCCTCTCAGAGCCTTCTCGACCTCATAACTTTCTGAGCGCAAGGTGTCATGGGCATTGTCTATATGTTCCTTGAGCATCCTCGCTGATAAAAGCGTCTCGTTGCATTCGAATGGGCAGAACAAGAGCGCCAGTGCTGACTTTCGACATGATTTACCCATTCTTGACGTGTGGTATAGTGTGTTTTTGCAGTTTCGCAATCCGGCTCTATGCATACATAAGGCTTGAGGTCGCCAAACACATGTCTTCTGTAATGTTGTGTCGAGGGAAATCTTTTGCTATTTCGGACTCTCTCCGGGGTTGTCGCAATAGCAAGAGGCACCCCACCCACTTTGCTGTTTATGTTATTTTCAATTACACGCTGGTCGAAAATGGAAATCAGAAATAAAATCTGCGGCCAAAAGATACTTAGGGCTTCAGGTCAATACAAACAGCGTAACGGGCTGAGCCCTGTGGTGGCTTCGGCAACCCGCGGCTGTGGTGGAACTGCCGGGTAGGGCGTGGTCCCACCGACAACCCCTGATGAAGCTATTCCCACTTCGCGGGTAGCGCGTGCGTGCCTCGAGCTCCTTAGCGAACTAGGTGAATCTCCCGATAACCCGCAGGTTACTTTACGACTTTTTCTCGGCTAATCTAGGCTTCCTAGTATCAAGCGCATTCGCGCCCTGAAATCGATTCTTCGCCGTAAGCCCAGGCAGGTTTTCCATTGAACCATCCATAACACAAGGGCCTTTGGCCCCTTTTAGCGCCGCTCACAgtgaaccctaaccctcacAGCGCTTCAAACCCAAACGCATCTAGCAGCATCCAGAAGCCAACTCTATCAAGACACCTATCAAGCATTGCGACTAGTGCGCAAATGAAGCCCGGCCCGATATTTGGTGAGCggccggtgatgggggtAATTGGGTCGCGATCGAGACCTGATGCTGGACCAGGTCTCTGGATGGTCATATGACGCAGCAATATGGAACCTACCAGGATCTGTGCCAATGTGTCGATACGACATATTACGACCATCAGCGGAGTTCATGGCTTAGCTAGCCCTCAAGCTCTCGCTAGAGATGACGTGTGGCTACAACGCCCCGAAGCTTGGTAGGGTCAATGGAACGTCGGTTAAACACAAATCGGGCAACTGACTGGGGACAGATTGTCGACTTGGTCCACTCTAGAGGTGAATACGAGGGCTGAGTCCACCAATCATCATCGTTATCGCTTTGCACCTAGGTATTTGCACTGGTAGTTAAATGCTGCGGTCCTGCTTTGTTTCTCTAGTACCTTCACTTTTAAGCACTAGTCCTTCGCAATCGGCTCAAGCACAAGATAACTGGCTCACACTCACTAGACTGAACAACTTTCAAACCACATATTCAATTCACGGCACTCCAACCCGCCAATTGCCAAAATGAAGCTCTCACTTCTTGCACTGGCCAGTGCTGCCTCCGCGGCCGTCATCACCACGCGCGATGTTGTTTTCGAAGCCCGCAACTTCACCGCCAGCTGCGTCCCTCACAGCGCCATGTGCTTGTAAGcaatccccccccccttgaACTCTCACCACAATTCCTTCCTATCCAACACGTTAATATTAACACGAGACAGCTACTCCCTAAATGCCTTCATGCCCGGAACCATGGACACCCTAGGCTACAACTGCACCGCCTCCGGTGTGGGTGGCGTGGGAATCCTCCCCGAGATCACAGGTGGCACCTGCCCTCCGTCATCGCGTACTTTCGACGTCCTCCGAAACGAGACCGGTATGACCGTCATCGTCAGTGTTCAAGTCTCTCGTCTTAGCTACACCAGGGGCGCGCATTTCATCCCAAGTGAGCAGATCCAGATCATCAAGGGCGTTACTCCGACTGGGGATTACACGGCCTATGTTGGACCCAAGGACTTTCCGCTGGAGCGGATATGGTAGTGCAGGGATGATGGACGTTGAATGCGGGGCATAGATATGCAAGATGTTCGTGATCATGCAGCACATTGTCACCTGTGGATTTCAGCTGCGTGCAGACGTTATGATAAAATGAAAAAAATTGAAAATGAAAATCGAAAGAACAAAAAAGGGAAACAGAATACACTGCCTGGTTGCTCGAAGGAGATCACTTGGAGCTCCCATGGTAAGGTTAACTGGAATCTAACAGTTACCAAACGCAACAATAGTGAGTGTTCCACCGCTGGTAGTCAAATGCTTGGCctaaaataaagaaagtaaaggTTTGTACTACCGTAGAATCTCGCGAAAGTCGGATTTTCCTTTTGGCTGGACCTAATAGATAGCGAATCGTGGTTTTCGGCGATAAGTCTGAGTAGTGTGGAGCAGAATGGCATCTCAGATATCACGGCAAGGCTCGTGTAAGCAGTATGGAGTTGATGGGAGAGCTGTGTACTGGGGTGGTAGTTAAGGTGGATGCTTGAGAGCTTAGTAAGTGGGTTTGACATGCGGATGGAATGCTATGGTGGGATATAAATACGGTCCTGTACGCTCCTTTTGaacttttccttttgttttgttAATATTATCAGTTCAATATATGCTTTAAGATAACTGCCTGGGCTCTAATCTCCATAAGTAGTATGTTGAGATGCGTTTGTACGGGCGCATCTCCAACATGTTAGGCTAACATAGTATGGATATGCGAGTGTTGCTATTTGTCCTAGAACTTAAGAATGTACGTAAGGATTAACATCAACTTAGTACCCCAAGGCATTAATTACTCTATAAAAAACTAAGAACAGCCAGCAAACGGGAGACCGATGTCACCTTGTTCTAAACATTACCTTGTCTTGGGTCAACACCTTGCAGACTCACCAAGATGGTCCACGGCGTCTCCACACAACACGACGAACGATAGGACGGTCGCAAGTCGCAACCTGCGGTGTCTAGCACGGAGAGCGTGGTGCGCTCTTTACTCGACGCTTGCTCTCAGTTTGAGGGGCCCTTGGAAGAATTCGGCCAGAGGAGAGTGGCCATCCTGCGCATTGATATCTGCGCCCTTCTCCACCGGCATCTGGGCGACCTTCTTGTAGCCTCCAGAGGAAGTGGCCTGGAGTTGGGTCATGGAGCTCGGCCGAGATGTCGGTGTCAGGAGCAACGCCTGATTGATGTATTTTAAATCTATCCCCTGCGCTACAATCGCAAGAACCCAGTTTCCACCTACACATCAGGGTTGGCCTCCAAAAACTCTATCAAACTCGTGACTTTGACACCCAGGCGGTCGTTGTAGAGGTCACGGAGCGCAAAGGTCCCATCAAGCTGATACAGCTGATAGAACAACCCAATGTAGCTCCCGTAGTCGCTGTAAGCGCCTTGGCTCCTCGCCGCAAGAGCTGTCTCCCTCAACTCATCCAAACTTCCCTTCATGTTCATATGAACTTCTGTTCCCCGGACCTCCTTGTAGATGATCGCAACGTCGTTCGCTGAGTACTCACCCGAGCACACACTCCAGAATCCTCCTTGAGAAGCATTTTCCTGCTCAAGAATCACAGTCGTGAACTCCGCGGCGTCACGCTCGGTTGTGAGGTTCCATTTCTCGTTTCCTGTGCCCCAGACATCCATAGCCTTGCGCTCAGGGTCCCAGACGCCGTTGTGGGCCGGGGAGAAGGTGCCATGGCCAGGAACGGAAAAGAACACCTCAGTAAGTGCGCCCGTCAGGATGTAGATCGGTTTAATCATGGAGCTCAACTGGACCTGCTGGTGGAAGCAGAGGCAGGGGTCATAACTTTGGTGCATGCCCAACTTGATTTGTCTCCAGTCGCAGTTCCAGGTGGCGGCCACAAAACGCTGTATGCCAGCACGTTCCGCGGCACGTAGGAGGATCAACTGGCCATCCAGGTGCAATTCGGGCATTCCCTGGTACGCGCAAATGACTGCGTCGACTCCATCACAAGCGCGTTCGATGGCTTCGATGTCGTAGTAGGTCTTGAGCTCCATAAAGCTATGGAGCTTTTCCTTGCGGGCAGCATCTAGCTTGGATGGATTGCGTGCAAGACCACGAATTTGGTGACCGTGAGCGAACAAGGCgtcgatgaggttgaggccgAGATTGCCCGTGACGCCAGCAACGAGAACAAGCATGGAGAGTGTAGGTGTGAATGTTGTAGACTTGAATTATGATTGCGAATAGAGAATAGATCTGATGTCCTAATATGTAGCattctttataaataaatgTTGCTTCGTTGCTGTGGAACGTATGGTCCTGGAGCAAAGCTAACCCTGGAGTTAACGAAGAATGTCCAAGGTCGAGACTCGGAGAGATTGCTAAGCATAGGCGGAAAGGGCCGAACGATCTTCCTACCATGATAGTACAGGTACAGTAACCAAATCGCTGATGACCCACTTTACAATGCATTTGTTTAAATCTGCACAGTCCATTGCTATTCAGGGAAAACTGAAGCAGTCTCTGACTAAGAACAAAGGGGCTAGTTACGTTTAGGCTCCATCCTAACAAATCAGGAAGAGATGACAAATCAGAATCGAAGACGGCTGATATAATGAGAAATAGGGCGGGCAGGCGCCCGAAGCTAGGAACTTAAGTTTTGCCGTAAGCTTCGCGCTTGAGTCATGTCGGCGTAACTATTCGTTCCGTATGCGCTAATAGTAGCGGCGACGGCCTAGGACCTATTACCTACTTAAAGCTATTTGGCCCTCGCTGTCTAACTATCTTGATTCATGTGGCTTAAGGCTCTCGACATTACAGTACATCTTCCATTCGTATGTTCTCGTTATAACTCTAGTTTTTATACCACAGCATCATTCTCATTTCCAAAACCTCTACCATGTCCGACCAAAACTTGGTTCACTACGTCACCGTCACGCGCGATATAGATGCACCAATCGGTGAGGTATGGGGTATTGTGGCTGGATTTGGGGCTGAACGCCCTTGGTATCCAGGTGCTAAGAAAGTCAGCCTAAAAGGTTTCGGGATTGGAAGTGTCCGCACCTTTACCTACGAGTATCCTGCCGGCAAGAACAAAGGAGAAGGATATGTTTTCACCGAGGAGTTAACTGCATACGATGCCGACAAGCACTCTATGACCTTTAGAGTCAGGAGGCCCGATTACCCGGACATGATTGCGTACGGAACAACTGTTCTGGACTCTCTCGGACCTACGAAAACGCGCTTCCGTTGGATCGCTGAGGGTGGTTCTCTGCCTGAGGAGTACATGAAGGTTCTCCAGGAGGATCTGAACGAGCGTTTCGATGGTCTCATTGTTGCTATTGCCAACCAGTTGGTTTAGTACGTACCCACAGTCAAAGCTTTTAGAACGAACTCGTCTAACACTAAACGTCGTCAGGGATGGAATGTTTTTAAAGCGGCTAGTTAACTGTTACTGAAGAAGGCTCAGGACTTGTTATGGACGTGTTTTGTTCCAACGTCGGCATTGGCCGGCTGATGACTTCAGCCTTGCAGCTGCCGAC is from Podospora pseudopauciseta strain CBS 411.78 chromosome 5 map unlocalized CBS411.78m_5.2, whole genome shotgun sequence and encodes:
- a CDS encoding uncharacterized protein (EggNog:ENOG503PE5J); the protein is MKLSLLALASAASAAVITTRDVVFEARNFTASCVPHSAMCFYSLNAFMPGTMDTLGYNCTASGVGGVGILPEITGGTCPPSSRTFDVLRNETGMTVIVSVQVSRLSYTRGAHFIPSEQIQIIKGVTPTGDYTAYVGPKDFPLERIW